From Bacillota bacterium, the proteins below share one genomic window:
- a CDS encoding aspartate carbamoyltransferase catalytic subunit, with protein MTDLITLRETSPEDILLLLDTAQSFKEILERPVKKVPTLRGRQVVTLFYEASTRTRVSFENAAKIMSADTTSVAAATSSVQKGESLLDTVQTLRAMRIDCLVMRHPQSGAAHLVAQALDVPVVNAGDGMHEHPTQALLDMLTIRQHKGRLEGLTVAIVGDIAHSRVARSNLWGLTKMGAKVRFVAPATLLPRDVHRLPVEVYTDLREGVKDADVVMALRLQQERMERGLLPSLREYAQRWGVNAGALQLAKPDCIVMHPGPMNRGVEIADDVADSGRSVILEQVTNGVAIRMAVLYHLLGGEATA; from the coding sequence ATGACCGACCTGATTACCCTGCGCGAAACCAGTCCAGAAGACATCCTCCTGCTTCTGGACACGGCGCAGTCGTTCAAAGAGATACTGGAACGCCCTGTCAAAAAGGTGCCTACCCTGCGCGGCAGGCAGGTGGTCACGCTGTTTTACGAAGCCAGCACCCGCACGCGCGTCTCGTTTGAAAACGCTGCCAAGATTATGTCGGCAGATACTACCAGCGTGGCGGCAGCCACCAGCTCCGTGCAAAAGGGCGAAAGCCTGCTGGATACGGTGCAGACCCTGCGGGCGATGCGCATCGACTGCCTGGTGATGCGTCATCCCCAATCGGGAGCGGCGCATCTGGTGGCGCAGGCGCTGGACGTTCCGGTGGTCAACGCGGGCGACGGCATGCATGAACACCCGACGCAGGCGCTGCTGGATATGCTGACCATCCGCCAGCACAAAGGACGACTGGAAGGGCTGACGGTGGCTATCGTGGGCGACATCGCGCACAGCCGCGTGGCACGAAGCAACCTGTGGGGGCTGACCAAGATGGGCGCGAAGGTACGCTTCGTCGCGCCTGCCACGCTGTTGCCGCGCGATGTGCATCGGTTGCCGGTGGAGGTGTACACCGATTTGCGCGAAGGCGTGAAAGACGCAGACGTGGTGATGGCGCTGCGCCTGCAGCAGGAGCGGATGGAGCGTGGATTGCTGCCCAGCCTGCGCGAATACGCCCAACGCTGGGGCGTCAACGCTGGCGCGCTGCAGCTTGCCAAACCGGACTGCATCGTCATGCACCCGGGGCCCATGAACCGCGGTGTGGAGATTGCTGACGACGTGGCGGATAGCGGACGTTCCGTCATTCTGGAGCAGGTGACCAACGGCGTCGCCATCCGCATGGCAGTGCTTTACCATCTTCTGGGCGGGGAGGCGACGGCATGA
- a CDS encoding dihydroorotase: MRTIFRKPHVCDPSQGIDRVTDVVVEDGAVLAITDDSTSYDVGSCEVIDCSGLLLTPGLIDLHTHLREPGYEYKEDVQSGTAAAVAGGFSAVCCMPNTDPPLDEPSVVRGLLKRAEEVGVARVYPVAAITKGLQPEGLSEMAALKEAGAVAVTDDAYPLQSAEVLRRGMEYAAQLGLTVMTHCEDKSLTRDACMNEGLTATIMGLRGMPAVAEEIQVARNCLMSLFTGCRLHILHVSTAGAVQVIRWAKERGAPVTAETCPHYFALTDEACLDYNTNAKMNPPLRTQADCDAIIQGLLDGTIDAIATDHAPHAHHEKAQEFALAPFGIVGLETAFAVSYTELVATGRMSLSALVEKMSCQPAKVLGLPGGTLKPGSPADIALFDLKRRWTVRAERFRSKSRNTPFEGWEVLGKPVLTMVGGKVVYREE, from the coding sequence ATGAGAACAATATTCCGAAAACCGCACGTTTGCGACCCATCGCAGGGCATCGACCGCGTCACAGACGTGGTGGTGGAGGACGGCGCCGTCCTTGCCATCACCGACGACAGCACTTCCTACGATGTGGGCAGCTGCGAAGTGATAGACTGTTCCGGACTGCTGCTGACGCCGGGGCTGATCGACTTGCACACCCACCTGCGCGAGCCGGGCTACGAGTATAAAGAGGACGTGCAATCGGGCACGGCGGCGGCGGTTGCGGGGGGCTTCAGCGCAGTGTGCTGTATGCCCAACACCGACCCACCACTCGATGAACCGTCGGTCGTTCGCGGTCTGCTGAAGCGGGCGGAAGAGGTCGGCGTCGCGCGGGTGTATCCGGTGGCTGCCATCACGAAGGGCTTGCAGCCGGAGGGCTTGAGCGAGATGGCGGCACTGAAGGAGGCAGGAGCCGTTGCGGTCACCGATGACGCCTATCCGCTGCAATCAGCGGAGGTGCTGCGGCGGGGGATGGAGTACGCCGCGCAGCTGGGCTTGACCGTCATGACCCACTGCGAGGACAAATCGCTGACCCGTGACGCCTGCATGAACGAGGGGCTGACCGCCACCATCATGGGCTTGCGCGGGATGCCCGCGGTAGCGGAGGAGATACAGGTGGCGCGAAACTGCCTGATGAGCCTGTTTACCGGCTGCCGCCTGCACATCCTGCACGTGTCGACGGCGGGTGCGGTGCAGGTCATCCGCTGGGCGAAGGAGCGCGGCGCACCCGTCACTGCCGAAACCTGCCCGCACTATTTCGCCCTGACCGATGAGGCGTGCCTGGATTACAACACAAACGCGAAGATGAACCCGCCCCTGCGCACGCAGGCGGACTGCGATGCCATCATTCAGGGGTTGCTGGATGGTACGATTGACGCCATCGCCACCGACCACGCCCCCCACGCCCATCACGAGAAGGCGCAGGAGTTTGCCCTCGCGCCGTTCGGCATCGTGGGGCTGGAAACCGCGTTCGCCGTCTCCTACACCGAGCTGGTGGCGACGGGCAGGATGAGCCTGAGCGCGCTGGTGGAGAAGATGAGCTGCCAGCCCGCAAAGGTGCTGGGGCTGCCCGGAGGCACCCTGAAGCCGGGTTCGCCCGCCGACATCGCGCTGTTTGACCTGAAACGCAGGTGGACGGTTCGCGCCGAGCGATTCCGCTCGAAGTCGCGTAACACCCCCTTCGAGGGATGGGAGGTGTTGGGGAAGCCCGTGTTGACGATGGTTGGGGGTAAGGTGGTGTATCGGGAGGAATGA
- a CDS encoding amidohydrolase, translating to MPETLLKNVTIYTMEEEQPVASAMVWREEHLLAVGDAADLAACYPSAKRVDGGGLFVVPGFNDCHCHILAYGLDLSAANLSPEHAPDIPSLISQLRRWAQDNPDAPWIVGSFYDQNRMAERRHPTRHDLDQVSLEKPVFIEHTSKHGGVANSVALRIAGITRETPDPPGGTIERDAHGEPTGVLLERATDLVTRHQPPLSHRQRVRAIHLAAQAMAKKGITAASDASTGWGDLEGEVAACVQAVNEGAPLRVTLMILANALRRDGRWLQPQDIGTGSNGVRVGIAKVFADGALTTRTAALKEPYADTETTGMLLHSEEELQDLIAGAHRAGWQVATHAIGDRAIEAVLNLYEQAMQTQPRADVRHRIEHCMLLDDGLIDRLRALGVVAVLQPEFVARLGDAYRYGLGEERARRLKRTASLLRAGVRVAFSSDCPVVPGAPLDGVRAAMERKTPLGVVLGEEERVDALTAIRLYTAGSAMAGKDETHTGTLTAGKRADFVVLSRDPATTPSDEWENMRVIATVFGGKVVAGRLE from the coding sequence ATGCCGGAAACGCTTCTGAAAAACGTCACCATCTACACGATGGAGGAAGAGCAACCCGTCGCGAGCGCGATGGTCTGGCGAGAAGAACACTTGCTGGCGGTGGGCGATGCGGCGGATTTGGCAGCATGCTACCCCTCCGCGAAGCGCGTCGACGGCGGCGGGCTGTTTGTGGTGCCGGGCTTCAACGACTGCCACTGCCACATTCTGGCATACGGACTGGATTTGAGCGCGGCGAACCTGAGCCCGGAACACGCCCCTGACATCCCGTCGCTAATCAGTCAGTTGCGCCGCTGGGCGCAGGACAACCCGGACGCGCCGTGGATTGTGGGCAGCTTTTACGACCAGAACCGCATGGCGGAGCGCAGGCATCCGACACGCCATGATTTGGACCAGGTGAGCCTTGAAAAGCCGGTGTTCATCGAACACACCAGCAAACACGGGGGCGTGGCGAACTCAGTAGCGTTGCGGATAGCAGGCATCACGCGCGAGACCCCCGACCCGCCCGGTGGCACCATCGAGCGCGACGCGCACGGCGAGCCAACGGGTGTCTTATTGGAGAGAGCCACAGATTTGGTGACCAGGCACCAGCCGCCGCTGTCGCACCGACAACGGGTGCGTGCCATCCATCTGGCGGCGCAGGCGATGGCGAAGAAGGGTATCACTGCCGCATCAGACGCCAGCACCGGCTGGGGCGACCTGGAAGGGGAGGTGGCTGCCTGTGTGCAGGCGGTGAACGAAGGCGCGCCCCTGCGCGTGACGCTGATGATTCTGGCAAACGCGCTTCGGCGTGACGGGAGGTGGCTGCAGCCACAGGATATCGGTACAGGCAGCAACGGCGTGCGTGTGGGCATTGCCAAGGTGTTTGCCGACGGCGCGCTGACCACCCGCACCGCCGCGCTGAAGGAGCCGTATGCCGACACCGAAACGACGGGGATGCTGCTGCACAGCGAGGAAGAGTTGCAGGATCTCATTGCGGGTGCGCACCGGGCAGGCTGGCAGGTAGCTACCCACGCCATCGGCGACCGCGCAATAGAAGCGGTGCTGAACCTGTATGAACAGGCAATGCAAACGCAGCCGCGAGCGGATGTGCGACATCGCATCGAACACTGCATGTTGCTGGACGATGGCTTAATCGACCGCCTCCGCGCGCTGGGTGTGGTGGCGGTGTTGCAACCGGAGTTCGTGGCGCGGCTGGGTGACGCTTACCGCTACGGACTGGGCGAGGAGCGGGCGAGGCGTCTTAAGAGAACAGCTTCACTGCTGCGGGCGGGCGTACGGGTGGCGTTCAGTTCCGACTGTCCGGTGGTGCCGGGTGCACCGCTGGACGGGGTGCGCGCAGCGATGGAACGCAAGACTCCGCTTGGCGTGGTGCTGGGAGAGGAGGAGCGAGTAGACGCGCTGACTGCTATTCGTTTATACACGGCTGGTTCTGCGATGGCAGGTAAGGATGAGACCCATACAGGCACCTTGACGGCAGGGAAGCGAGCAGATTTCGTGGTGTTGAGCCGCGACCCGGCGACAACGCCGTCGGACGAGTGGGAGAACATGCGCGTGATAGCAACAGTGTTCGGAGGCAAAGTGGTAGCAGGGAGGTTGGAGTGA
- the carA gene encoding glutamine-hydrolyzing carbamoyl-phosphate synthase small subunit, producing the protein MKAILVLEDGITFEGEAIGAPGTVVGEVVFNTGMTGYQEILTDPSYAGQIVTLTYPLIGNYGINEEDDESRRIQVSALVVREACEHPSNWRARWTLREHLRAKGVPGIHRIDTRALTRRLRAAGVMMGILTTELTREEAWQHLKASPRYEEFNYVRMVTTPEPYVWDAEGMKPYDAPELPGTRYRLTLVDCGVKYNIARRFAALGSRVTVLPCTATAEDILATRPDGVALSPGPGDPALLGDIVEQVRKLVGRVPIFGICLGNQLVGAAFGAKTFKLKFGHRGCNHPVKDLRSGQVTITSQNHGYAVDPSGLEKGMEVWQINLNDGTVEGLRHTSLPIFTLQYHPEASPGPRDSDPYFAEFLRLIDSVRS; encoded by the coding sequence GTGAAAGCGATACTGGTTCTGGAGGATGGCATCACCTTCGAGGGCGAGGCAATCGGCGCGCCCGGCACGGTGGTGGGCGAGGTGGTCTTCAACACGGGCATGACCGGCTATCAGGAGATATTGACCGACCCCTCCTATGCCGGGCAAATTGTCACGCTGACCTATCCGCTGATTGGCAACTACGGCATCAATGAGGAAGACGACGAATCGCGGCGCATTCAGGTGTCTGCGCTGGTGGTGCGCGAGGCGTGCGAGCATCCGAGCAACTGGCGTGCCCGCTGGACGTTGCGCGAGCATCTCCGAGCAAAGGGCGTGCCCGGCATCCATCGCATCGATACGCGCGCGCTGACAAGACGACTGCGGGCAGCAGGGGTAATGATGGGCATCTTGACCACCGAACTGACCCGCGAAGAGGCGTGGCAGCATCTCAAAGCCTCCCCCCGCTATGAGGAGTTCAACTACGTGCGGATGGTGACGACACCAGAACCGTATGTTTGGGACGCGGAGGGCATGAAGCCCTATGACGCACCTGAGTTGCCGGGCACACGCTACCGTCTGACACTGGTGGACTGCGGAGTGAAATACAACATCGCGCGGCGGTTCGCCGCGCTGGGCAGTCGGGTGACAGTGTTACCCTGCACCGCGACCGCCGAAGACATTCTGGCGACGCGCCCCGACGGAGTCGCGCTGTCGCCTGGTCCGGGCGACCCCGCCCTGCTGGGGGACATTGTGGAGCAGGTGCGCAAGCTGGTGGGCAGGGTGCCCATCTTCGGCATCTGTTTGGGCAACCAGCTGGTGGGCGCAGCGTTCGGCGCGAAGACGTTCAAACTGAAGTTCGGACATCGGGGATGCAATCATCCCGTCAAAGACCTGCGTTCGGGGCAGGTTACGATTACGTCGCAGAATCACGGTTACGCGGTGGACCCCTCTGGTCTGGAGAAGGGCATGGAGGTATGGCAGATAAACCTGAACGACGGCACGGTGGAGGGCTTGCGCCACACGTCGCTGCCTATCTTCACCCTGCAGTATCACCCGGAGGCGTCGCCTGGTCCGCGCGACAGCGACCCGTACTTTGCCGAGTTCCTGCGGCTAATCGACTCGGTGAGGAGCTGA
- a CDS encoding glycosyltransferase family 39 protein, which yields MKKQTAIVMLVLAATALVMWARVVALDADPDFRLCWSSGLLTDEGFYTHNARNAVLLGQARTNEFNNMVLSPLVHAAQAVVFRAFGVGYPQARAISVVCSLLTLIVFFAALRRALGERVAWVGTLVLAWEHAYLMYNRMALLETPATLFLALAFYAWVRRGEGLAWSALAGVMTIVACSIKSLCAFFIPAPLLASWWSGRTHKRDARWEIAATAGGMVIAGLLYAGVWLLPHWREYRHMSDFYLTYQILPRNVMEAYADIRRAVLNYQYGLMGYLFAHMPVTIFLALTTTLLAIFRREERRQGNGAVEFLLVWMWLGIALLAFIRYAPSRYYVPVYPAIVALAAISIMRLPDISRMVWRPREWWAHLLRTLMLGYATYFALVFALRVPFSWDVVSLVLWMAFPLAAVTQWVLHRLLSENRFSLAWAPAAALAVIAVWNLWYFTSWYQNRQYTLKHLAEKLEHVLPRDAVVAGNCAPGLCLDAPVSTMLVIPRLANYPDPIGRYGVTHVVVLDGIQGEWWWRKDYPDLLRRRNRILREWVGPYAISVYRVPGWLQEAYRWRFHSHRLPRIHDSAAAARKGKGGS from the coding sequence ATGAAAAAGCAGACAGCCATCGTCATGCTGGTTCTTGCGGCGACCGCGCTGGTGATGTGGGCGCGGGTGGTGGCGCTGGATGCCGACCCTGATTTCCGCCTGTGTTGGAGCAGCGGTCTGCTGACGGACGAGGGCTTCTACACCCATAACGCCCGCAACGCGGTGCTGCTGGGGCAGGCGCGCACCAACGAGTTCAACAACATGGTGCTGAGCCCGCTGGTGCACGCGGCGCAGGCAGTGGTGTTCAGGGCGTTCGGGGTGGGCTATCCGCAGGCGCGGGCGATCTCGGTGGTATGTTCCCTGCTGACGCTGATTGTCTTTTTTGCCGCGCTGCGGCGCGCTTTGGGCGAAAGGGTAGCATGGGTGGGCACGCTGGTACTGGCATGGGAACACGCCTACCTGATGTACAACCGCATGGCGTTGCTGGAGACGCCTGCAACCCTGTTTCTGGCGCTGGCGTTCTATGCCTGGGTTCGCCGCGGCGAGGGGCTGGCGTGGTCCGCACTGGCTGGCGTCATGACGATTGTCGCCTGTAGCATCAAGTCGTTATGCGCGTTCTTCATACCCGCGCCGCTGCTGGCGAGCTGGTGGAGCGGACGAACGCACAAACGGGATGCCCGCTGGGAAATCGCGGCGACTGCCGGGGGAATGGTGATTGCGGGACTGCTGTACGCGGGAGTATGGCTGTTACCGCACTGGCGCGAGTACCGTCACATGAGCGATTTCTACCTGACCTACCAGATACTGCCGCGCAATGTCATGGAGGCTTATGCAGACATACGTCGCGCGGTGTTGAATTACCAGTACGGGCTGATGGGTTACCTGTTTGCCCACATGCCGGTGACTATCTTTCTCGCACTGACCACCACCTTACTGGCGATTTTCCGCAGGGAGGAGCGACGTCAGGGAAACGGTGCGGTGGAGTTCTTGCTGGTGTGGATGTGGTTGGGCATCGCGTTGCTTGCCTTCATCCGATACGCCCCGAGCCGTTACTACGTGCCCGTCTATCCCGCCATTGTCGCGCTGGCAGCCATCAGCATCATGCGTTTGCCGGATATCAGCCGCATGGTGTGGCGACCGCGAGAGTGGTGGGCACATCTCTTGCGCACGCTGATGCTGGGATACGCGACCTATTTTGCGCTGGTTTTTGCCTTACGAGTGCCCTTCTCGTGGGATGTGGTAAGTCTGGTGCTGTGGATGGCGTTTCCACTGGCGGCGGTGACACAGTGGGTGCTTCATCGTCTGCTTTCGGAAAACAGGTTCTCTCTGGCGTGGGCGCCTGCGGCAGCGCTGGCGGTTATCGCAGTGTGGAACCTCTGGTACTTCACCAGCTGGTACCAGAATCGTCAGTACACTCTGAAGCATCTCGCCGAGAAGCTGGAACATGTTCTACCTCGGGATGCAGTGGTTGCGGGCAACTGCGCCCCAGGGCTTTGCTTAGATGCGCCGGTTTCCACCATGCTGGTGATTCCCCGCCTTGCCAACTATCCCGACCCCATTGGGCGATACGGGGTTACTCATGTGGTGGTACTGGATGGGATTCAGGGCGAGTGGTGGTGGAGAAAGGATTATCCCGACCTGTTGCGCCGTCGCAACCGCATCCTGCGCGAATGGGTGGGACCGTATGCCATCTCGGTGTACCGTGTACCGGGATGGTTACAGGAGGCTTATCGCTGGAGGTTCCACTCCCACCGGCTGCCTCGTATTCACGATAGCGCAGCAGCAGCTCGCAAAGGAAAGGGAGGTTCTTGA